A single window of Bordetella genomosp. 11 DNA harbors:
- a CDS encoding D-glycero-alpha-D-manno-heptose-1,7-bisphosphate 7-phosphatase, with protein MAMMKPAIFLDKDGTLLDDVPYNVDPARMAWAPGAREGIAMMGQLGHPLIVISNQPGVALGRFDEAALTAVRRRLSVMFRSQGAQLAGFYYCPHHPQGTRPAYSVSCVCRKPMPGLLRRAAADHGVDLRASWFVGDILNDVEAGTRAGCHTVLLDNGHETEWQPGRWRTPDEVVPDLFMAARLIARKLRRIPMLGKESA; from the coding sequence ATGGCCATGATGAAGCCCGCGATCTTTCTCGACAAGGACGGCACCCTGCTGGACGATGTCCCTTACAACGTGGATCCCGCCCGGATGGCCTGGGCCCCGGGCGCGCGCGAAGGCATCGCGATGATGGGGCAGCTGGGCCATCCGCTGATCGTCATCAGCAACCAGCCCGGTGTCGCGCTCGGCCGCTTCGACGAAGCGGCGCTGACCGCGGTGCGGCGGCGCCTGAGCGTCATGTTCCGCAGCCAGGGCGCGCAGCTCGCGGGCTTCTACTACTGCCCGCACCATCCCCAGGGCACGCGCCCGGCCTATTCCGTGTCCTGCGTGTGCCGCAAGCCCATGCCGGGCCTGCTGCGGCGGGCAGCGGCCGATCACGGCGTAGACCTGCGCGCGTCCTGGTTCGTGGGCGACATCCTGAATGACGTCGAGGCCGGCACGCGCGCCGGCTGCCACACCGTGCTGCTGGACAACGGGCACGAGACCGAATGGCAACCGGGACGATGGCGCACGCCCGACGAGGTCGTGCCGGATCTGTTCATGGCCGCGCGCCTGATCGCGCGGAAACTGCGTCGCATCCCCATGCTGGGCAAGGAATCCGCATGA
- a CDS encoding SDR family oxidoreductase yields MRETDSLSLSGRVAIVTGGGSGLGKAICQALAEDGVRVVVADYDERAAQGVAQALPEKRGDALHLDVGNEEQVRDALRQTAERHGRLDILINNAGVDVTAPLEELRVADWERVVRTNLTGPFLICKYGLAHLNKGGHIVNIASTAARRAWPNASVYHATKWGLLGLSHALHAELRPKGIKVSAVIAGGMRTPFLLDRFPDIDTDTLQDPANVARTVRFLLTQPAETVIPEVMVLPMRETSWP; encoded by the coding sequence CACTGTCCGGCCGCGTGGCCATCGTTACCGGCGGCGGCAGCGGCCTGGGCAAGGCCATCTGCCAGGCCTTGGCGGAGGACGGCGTGCGCGTGGTGGTCGCGGACTACGACGAGCGCGCCGCGCAAGGCGTGGCGCAAGCGCTACCCGAAAAGCGCGGCGACGCCTTGCACCTGGATGTGGGCAACGAGGAACAGGTGCGCGATGCGCTGCGCCAGACCGCGGAAAGGCATGGCCGATTGGACATCCTGATCAACAACGCCGGCGTGGACGTCACCGCGCCGCTGGAAGAACTGCGGGTCGCCGATTGGGAGCGCGTGGTGCGCACCAACCTGACCGGCCCCTTCCTGATCTGCAAGTATGGCCTGGCCCACCTGAACAAGGGCGGCCACATCGTCAACATCGCATCCACCGCGGCGCGCCGCGCCTGGCCCAACGCATCCGTCTACCACGCGACCAAGTGGGGCTTGCTGGGCCTGTCGCATGCCCTGCACGCGGAACTTCGTCCCAAGGGGATCAAGGTATCGGCCGTCATCGCGGGCGGCATGCGCACGCCGTTCCTGCTGGACCGCTTCCCCGATATCGATACGGACACGCTGCAGGATCCCGCCAATGTGGCACGCACCGTCCGCTTCCTGCTTACCCAGCCCGCGGAAACCGTCATCCCGGAGGTCATGGTGCTACCCATGCGCGAGACCTCATGGCCATGA